One part of the Nitrosopumilus sp. genome encodes these proteins:
- a CDS encoding peptidase — protein MSAIVYFCLVLFSPVAHADVFIPDNEYHGYYDFEGIYTVVGNVKNQNDFALIPTITISVIDDETKITKTLNHVPIPPMVDIPFKLKFPEIHGQNPVVLKAELKYVKTEKPPIPIQIIYDKTLITYDDGHVTGRIKNIGNQTVYNPKIFAIVHGYEKYILDVAQNIDRIEKIEPGEILNFTIYPDPSVSEPVRFYSCFAPVDTTVIPLTTKKNNGDFDFRYDSGAWYYAAKFDEKGTTLSIKGYNSYPLETYANFEFPPISGNEKFTVTLNDEPIEFIQSVDEMGFWHVAFKVEPRSQGVLKISGFEKGLPPELPKIPQWIKVNAEWWITDQISDLEFLEGIDYLFEKQIISVPEREVIAESQWKIPEWVKISAEWWYEEKISDDDFLNTIENLVKRKIIIV, from the coding sequence ATTTCTGCAATTGTATATTTTTGTCTTGTTTTATTTTCTCCAGTTGCTCATGCTGATGTTTTCATCCCTGATAATGAATATCATGGTTATTACGATTTTGAAGGAATTTACACTGTTGTTGGTAATGTTAAAAATCAAAATGATTTTGCATTAATTCCAACAATCACAATATCTGTAATTGACGATGAAACAAAAATTACCAAGACACTTAACCATGTTCCAATTCCTCCAATGGTTGACATTCCATTCAAACTAAAATTCCCAGAAATTCATGGTCAAAATCCTGTTGTACTAAAAGCAGAACTAAAATATGTAAAGACCGAAAAACCCCCCATTCCCATCCAGATTATCTATGATAAAACTTTGATAACTTATGATGATGGTCATGTTACCGGCAGAATCAAAAACATTGGAAATCAAACTGTATACAATCCCAAAATCTTTGCAATTGTGCATGGTTATGAAAAATACATCTTAGATGTGGCTCAAAACATTGATCGTATTGAAAAAATTGAACCAGGAGAAATTCTAAACTTTACGATATATCCTGATCCATCTGTTTCTGAACCTGTTCGCTTTTATTCTTGTTTTGCACCTGTGGATACTACAGTAATTCCTCTTACTACAAAAAAGAATAATGGCGATTTTGATTTCAGATATGATTCCGGAGCGTGGTATTATGCTGCAAAATTTGACGAAAAGGGAACTACATTAAGCATTAAAGGATACAACAGCTACCCATTAGAGACTTATGCAAACTTTGAGTTTCCTCCAATTTCAGGAAATGAAAAATTTACAGTTACGCTAAATGATGAGCCTATAGAATTTATTCAAAGTGTAGATGAGATGGGCTTTTGGCATGTGGCTTTCAAAGTAGAGCCTAGATCACAGGGAGTCTTGAAAATTTCTGGTTTTGAGAAAGGATTGCCTCCTGAACTACCAAAAATCCCACAATGGATTAAGGTTAATGCAGAATGGTGGATAACAGACCAAATATCTGATTTAGAATTTCTTGAAGGAATAGATTATTTGTTTGAAAAACAAATAATCTCTGTTCCTGAACGAGAGGTAATTGCTGAATCTCAATGGAAGATTCCTGAATGGGTAAAAATTTCTGCTGAATGGTGGTATGAAGAAAAAATCTCTGATGATGACTTTCTAAATACAATTGAAAATCTTGTTAAGCGAAAAATAATCATAGTTTAA
- a CDS encoding winged helix-turn-helix transcriptional regulator — protein MTDRDSQLQQIIEENPGIQFREIMRSSGLKNGVLSHYLGKLEKSGIIKVIRGPRQARFYPPRITENESIVIKALRKETPRDLLLALIKEDGLEFSHLVKEVGKSPSTVSLYLSQIVDDGLVEIKLVQLKKRYYIKARDLIDKLVEEYRPGLLEKPTSGFEDIINSF, from the coding sequence ATGACTGATAGAGACTCACAATTACAGCAAATCATTGAAGAAAATCCTGGAATTCAATTCCGTGAAATAATGCGTTCATCTGGATTAAAAAATGGTGTACTCAGTCATTATCTAGGAAAATTAGAAAAAAGTGGAATAATCAAAGTTATTCGTGGTCCACGGCAAGCCAGATTCTATCCACCTAGAATAACCGAAAACGAATCTATTGTTATCAAAGCTCTAAGAAAAGAAACTCCACGTGATTTGTTACTTGCACTAATCAAAGAAGATGGATTAGAATTTAGTCACCTAGTAAAAGAAGTTGGGAAATCACCATCAACTGTTTCGCTTTATCTTTCCCAGATAGTTGATGATGGACTAGTTGAAATAAAACTAGTTCAACTCAAAAAGAGATATTATATTAAAGCAAGAGATCTCATAGATAAATTAGTTGAAGAATATAGACCAGGCTTACTTGAAAAACCAACATCCGGATTTGAAGATATCATTAACTCTTTCTAA
- a CDS encoding PEFG-CTERM sorting domain-containing protein, producing MKTKAICSFFVLFAIVAGIVATTPAAFADHSEVTIETALGSGAPGCEDTAEGCYIPSTATVDVGGKVIMSNTDTAAHTFTAGTPEDGPSGEFDTGLLMAGNSFEWSPDTIGEVPYFCMVHPWMQGLIVVQEVEAEEAMDEHTDEHDDEMMDMEGAATATGMLSDGTMVSIWTSTPTAGEAMEISIEFEDAEHVNHDMMVTQNGVEVLMDEGAHHHEGTGMHTTAPLSSSDPVDITITFQGYGVEDPKTGPIGEEVVFSNVVPEFGTIAMMVLAVAIISIVAVTAKSRVIPRF from the coding sequence ATGAAGACTAAAGCAATTTGCTCTTTCTTCGTACTATTTGCTATTGTAGCTGGCATAGTTGCAACAACACCAGCTGCTTTTGCAGATCACTCAGAAGTCACAATTGAGACAGCACTAGGTTCTGGAGCTCCAGGATGTGAAGACACTGCAGAGGGATGTTACATTCCAAGTACTGCAACCGTTGATGTAGGTGGAAAAGTAATCATGTCAAATACTGATACAGCAGCACATACATTCACAGCAGGAACTCCTGAAGATGGTCCAAGTGGCGAATTTGATACCGGATTGTTAATGGCAGGAAATTCATTTGAATGGTCTCCTGACACAATTGGTGAAGTTCCTTACTTCTGTATGGTTCATCCTTGGATGCAAGGATTGATTGTAGTACAAGAAGTCGAAGCAGAAGAAGCTATGGATGAACATACTGACGAACATGATGACGAAATGATGGACATGGAAGGTGCAGCAACTGCAACTGGAATGTTATCTGACGGCACAATGGTTTCTATTTGGACTTCAACACCAACTGCAGGCGAAGCAATGGAGATTTCCATTGAATTTGAAGATGCAGAACATGTTAATCACGATATGATGGTAACACAAAACGGTGTAGAAGTTTTGATGGATGAAGGCGCACATCATCATGAAGGTACAGGTATGCATACAACAGCACCATTAAGTTCTTCTGATCCAGTAGACATCACTATTACCTTCCAAGGTTATGGTGTTGAAGATCCTAAAACAGGACCAATTGGTGAAGAAGTAGTATTCTCAAATGTTGTACCAGAATTTGGTACAATTGCAATGATGGTACTAGCTGTTGCAATCATAAGCATTGTTGCAGTAACTGCAAAATCTAGAGTCATTCCAAGATTTTAG
- a CDS encoding CopD family protein, whose product MKKIAIILLILSSASIPFVYAHPFTEETIPSLVSSSPAGTTKVIVYFSEPVDIDFSEIKVFDSEGNQIDNKDTSYHEGELSLIVTTPPLEDGIYTASTKVLSKVDGHLVPNAFLFAVGDVEIDPSLFDQERPSELIFLPEAGARFPGILGQTIVLGAVIASLMIWGTQNKQLIKEELEKIENFHHGKFMFITGIGLMLVFISDILMLAIQTIRLEISPIVVIETDFGTTWLARMIITIILLGIWFGMDKRKTLSKKNQIPMLIVSLGLISTTSLIGHGAATGQMAPLVLDYIHNLVAAVWIGGIFYFVFALLPTFSQLQEKNREKMSLLLIPRFSIAFIISVGIVIITGPTLMWFLESDVGLITESVYGQLIILKITIAAMMIGLGGFFQFKVQKNAEKNFQSGKISVHRKLKRSLKVDMTLGIVLLGVVALLANGTLPAGEIQKVDAQEAVYGFKTIEFTENAKFDIDISPFSSGVNTILVKVSDFEGNQLYDSNQLKVKVSNPSKAISPIEVPMELIKQNEGKSLEFQGELTFGFSGEWLVEIEAQRTENASESKLLNLLVKPRLGDIQTQIIEYPLPENAKPLFPIYDGHNSIWVSDASAPRLWEFSLETNEFSSYSFDGLVTTFLTQDNKGRIWFVDPPRNQIGFIDPQTKQITTKTIPKLDPVISDNTPLFIKGDFDGNIWITIINKDRIVKYSPETDEFEEIVLSQRESLPFALTIDNDGKIWYSTTGAGKIGYIEPKTNKITEFSAEPPLQGPEALLFDDDGNLWIAEHTGLGIARFNPVLETFDRISVPDEEALPFGMTLDKYGNIWFAQHTVDKIGVYDPDNNNLIEVPIPTETTFVQFMTSDGDDNVWFVEQQANKIGTVKTTEIPIIASQIQTTGGLELKYTEIASPLIALGIIATSLFYVKSIQDKRRLNSLINS is encoded by the coding sequence ATGAAAAAAATTGCAATTATTTTACTAATTTTATCATCAGCATCTATTCCATTTGTGTATGCACACCCATTCACAGAAGAAACAATTCCTAGTTTAGTATCAAGTTCGCCTGCAGGAACTACAAAAGTAATTGTATATTTTTCAGAACCAGTTGATATTGATTTTAGTGAAATCAAAGTATTTGATAGCGAAGGGAATCAAATTGACAATAAGGATACCAGTTACCATGAAGGAGAATTGTCTTTAATTGTTACAACTCCACCTCTGGAAGATGGGATTTACACTGCATCTACCAAAGTTCTATCCAAAGTTGACGGACATCTTGTTCCGAATGCATTTTTGTTTGCAGTAGGAGATGTTGAAATTGATCCTTCTTTGTTTGATCAAGAAAGACCATCAGAGCTTATATTTTTACCAGAAGCAGGTGCAAGATTTCCAGGAATTCTAGGTCAAACTATTGTTTTAGGTGCAGTTATTGCATCACTAATGATTTGGGGAACACAAAACAAACAACTAATCAAAGAAGAATTAGAAAAAATAGAAAACTTTCATCATGGAAAATTCATGTTTATTACCGGAATTGGATTAATGCTTGTTTTCATTTCAGATATTCTCATGTTAGCAATTCAAACTATCAGACTAGAGATATCACCAATAGTTGTGATAGAAACGGATTTTGGAACAACATGGCTAGCTAGAATGATCATTACAATAATTTTACTTGGTATTTGGTTTGGAATGGATAAAAGAAAAACTCTATCAAAGAAAAATCAAATTCCAATGCTAATAGTTTCTTTGGGATTAATTTCAACGACAAGTTTGATTGGTCATGGTGCAGCAACTGGCCAAATGGCACCGCTGGTATTAGATTACATTCACAATCTGGTTGCAGCAGTGTGGATAGGAGGAATTTTCTATTTTGTATTTGCGCTGCTTCCAACATTTTCTCAGTTACAAGAAAAAAATCGAGAGAAGATGAGTCTTTTGTTAATTCCTAGATTTTCAATAGCATTCATAATTTCAGTAGGAATTGTCATAATAACAGGACCAACTTTGATGTGGTTCTTAGAAAGTGATGTAGGATTAATCACAGAATCAGTATATGGTCAATTGATCATTCTTAAAATTACAATTGCTGCAATGATGATTGGATTGGGAGGGTTTTTCCAGTTTAAAGTTCAAAAAAATGCGGAAAAGAATTTTCAGTCAGGAAAGATTTCAGTTCACAGAAAACTAAAAAGATCACTTAAGGTTGATATGACCTTGGGAATTGTTCTTCTTGGAGTAGTTGCACTTTTAGCTAATGGAACATTACCTGCTGGTGAAATTCAAAAAGTTGACGCTCAAGAGGCAGTATATGGATTTAAGACAATCGAATTTACTGAAAATGCAAAATTTGATATTGATATTTCTCCATTTTCAAGTGGAGTAAACACAATTCTAGTTAAAGTTAGTGACTTTGAAGGAAACCAACTATATGACTCAAATCAACTCAAAGTAAAGGTTTCAAATCCGTCTAAGGCTATTTCCCCAATTGAAGTTCCTATGGAATTAATAAAACAAAATGAAGGTAAATCATTAGAATTCCAGGGAGAATTAACATTTGGATTTTCAGGAGAATGGCTAGTAGAGATTGAAGCTCAAAGAACAGAGAATGCAAGTGAATCAAAGCTTTTGAATTTACTTGTAAAACCAAGACTTGGAGACATTCAAACACAAATTATTGAATATCCGCTACCAGAAAATGCAAAGCCATTATTCCCAATCTATGATGGTCATAATTCAATTTGGGTTAGTGATGCTTCTGCCCCCCGTTTATGGGAGTTTTCACTTGAAACTAATGAATTTTCATCATATTCATTTGATGGACTTGTTACAACATTCCTCACACAAGATAATAAAGGAAGAATTTGGTTTGTAGATCCGCCTAGAAATCAAATTGGATTCATAGATCCTCAAACCAAACAAATCACAACAAAAACAATTCCAAAACTTGATCCTGTAATTTCAGATAATACACCACTATTTATCAAGGGAGATTTTGACGGAAACATCTGGATTACTATAATTAACAAAGACAGAATTGTAAAATATTCCCCAGAAACTGATGAGTTTGAAGAAATTGTCTTATCTCAAAGAGAATCATTGCCGTTTGCATTGACAATTGATAATGATGGGAAAATATGGTATTCAACAACAGGTGCAGGAAAAATTGGATATATTGAGCCTAAAACTAATAAAATAACAGAATTCTCAGCTGAACCCCCATTACAGGGTCCTGAGGCTTTGCTCTTTGATGATGATGGAAATCTCTGGATAGCAGAGCATACAGGATTAGGCATTGCCAGATTTAATCCAGTTTTGGAAACATTTGATAGAATTTCAGTTCCTGATGAAGAAGCATTACCATTTGGAATGACATTGGATAAATATGGAAATATTTGGTTTGCACAGCATACAGTAGACAAGATTGGAGTATATGATCCAGACAACAATAATTTGATTGAAGTTCCAATACCAACTGAAACAACATTTGTTCAATTCATGACATCAGATGGAGATGATAATGTGTGGTTTGTTGAACAACAAGCAAACAAAATAGGGACAGTGAAAACTACAGAAATTCCTATTATTGCATCACAAATACAAACAACAGGTGGATTAGAATTAAAATACACAGAAATTGCATCACCGCTTATTGCATTAGGAATTATCGCAACGTCATTATTTTATGTAAAAAGCATACAAGATAAAAGAAGATTAAATTCTTTGATCAATTCTTAG
- a CDS encoding peptidase: MYHKLALSMIIIGVFAIPAILPNVFAHGLGGDQAPPISFGGMEVTVRTQLSPSDITVGDIDSANMQVRFFDTLTDKNLDKVTYRVEIWQSGELLARNLFYDLDGRLDVKIKPQPNCNEEHLEECSIYGGSEHVSAPGALFVQGAECTDDNLDICARPSITGPIFVKGGLYKIRVDIEAATSPKTVLANLLSYETFVSVAQEQDFFIKTANAEEVPVVVKTYYDDVDNFKFDTSDNSISFDMPFDWSPSYVDLVQVVHEEVRVPKTFTPYAEGKQFKGYVNGVEIDQRALLNDPYSYEDTNIIHFLITKNELQKINEKLGADNYNNPKMDLKLVPLSEASKSSTEFYLVDTTNYEQVPTTVKISWDGKYGANQEIPFEFTFFNENRELIKDIKYAYFVFDEFDQEIASNVGDDTSSLGISSTEGIDVQRIFVPSQGQIRVDVKVLGTGLDYNPKYAGIGSAIIEIGPGAPVSTSVPEKAVIPAWIKNNAEWWAAGQIDDDSFIQGIQFLIKENILKIPPTTQGSSSVSNEIPSWIKNNAEWWAAGQIDDDSFIQGIQFLIKEGIMRIQS, translated from the coding sequence TTGTACCATAAACTTGCGTTATCGATGATAATTATTGGTGTTTTCGCAATTCCTGCTATTCTTCCTAATGTCTTTGCACATGGACTTGGAGGAGATCAAGCTCCACCAATTAGCTTTGGTGGTATGGAGGTCACTGTACGTACACAACTAAGTCCATCAGACATTACTGTTGGTGACATTGATTCAGCTAACATGCAAGTACGCTTTTTTGATACGCTAACTGATAAGAATCTTGACAAAGTTACTTACAGAGTTGAGATTTGGCAAAGTGGAGAACTTTTAGCTAGAAATCTATTTTATGACTTGGATGGTCGACTAGATGTTAAAATCAAACCACAACCTAATTGCAATGAAGAACATCTTGAAGAATGCTCCATTTACGGTGGTTCAGAACATGTCAGCGCACCAGGTGCACTGTTTGTTCAGGGAGCTGAATGTACTGATGATAATTTAGATATTTGTGCAAGACCCTCAATTACAGGCCCAATTTTTGTAAAGGGCGGATTATACAAGATTAGAGTTGACATTGAAGCAGCTACCAGTCCAAAAACTGTATTGGCTAATTTGCTGAGTTATGAAACTTTTGTCAGTGTTGCACAAGAACAAGACTTTTTTATCAAAACTGCTAATGCTGAAGAAGTTCCAGTTGTTGTAAAAACATACTATGATGATGTTGATAATTTTAAATTTGATACATCTGATAATTCAATTTCTTTTGATATGCCCTTTGATTGGAGTCCATCTTATGTTGATTTAGTGCAGGTTGTACATGAAGAAGTTAGAGTTCCAAAAACATTTACTCCTTATGCAGAGGGAAAACAATTCAAAGGATATGTTAATGGTGTAGAAATTGATCAGAGAGCATTACTAAATGATCCCTATTCATATGAAGATACCAACATTATACATTTTCTAATTACAAAAAATGAATTGCAAAAAATCAATGAAAAATTAGGCGCCGACAATTACAATAATCCAAAAATGGATTTAAAACTAGTTCCATTATCTGAAGCTTCAAAAAGCTCTACAGAATTTTATCTAGTTGATACTACAAACTATGAGCAAGTTCCAACCACTGTGAAAATTTCATGGGATGGGAAATATGGTGCAAATCAAGAAATTCCATTCGAGTTTACATTCTTCAATGAAAATAGGGAACTCATAAAAGATATCAAATATGCATACTTTGTTTTTGATGAATTTGATCAAGAAATAGCTAGTAATGTTGGTGATGACACATCAAGTCTTGGAATTTCTTCTACTGAAGGAATTGACGTTCAAAGAATTTTTGTGCCATCTCAAGGTCAAATTAGAGTTGACGTTAAAGTTTTAGGAACAGGATTGGATTACAATCCAAAGTATGCCGGAATTGGTTCGGCAATTATTGAAATAGGTCCAGGTGCTCCTGTTTCTACATCTGTACCTGAGAAAGCAGTAATTCCAGCATGGATTAAAAACAATGCTGAGTGGTGGGCAGCAGGACAAATAGATGATGATTCATTCATTCAAGGAATTCAATTTTTGATTAAAGAAAATATCCTGAAAATTCCTCCAACTACACAAGGCTCCAGTTCAGTCTCAAATGAAATTCCTAGTTGGATCAAAAACAATGCTGAGTGGTGGGCAGCAGGACAAATAGATGATGATTCATTCATTCAAGGAATTCAATTTTTGATTAAAGAAGGAATTATGAGGATTCAATCATAG
- a CDS encoding peptidase has product MRNSLLILTLILSVVLVLAFDNVYGHGVGSETFPPVELDGRLVTLEVSSSTSDPGTTDDQQISISLIDFDSKVTLRDVTFLIKSQRGEQFLFEQEFKADNGFIVFNFVSEQTNSIIIEEDHGGNLFGSLLGLDSRMVHVKGPKLSEGGLYKFDVTILTADGYSKKLVTPLVFNAGISIAQTTQFDFIDPNFGDQYIQVISYYDKISNFKYQPDLREISYSMPFEWSQSNINQTSVVHQELVIPKNFGDLLVSGFSMYINFVKISDDVVNIDDFFSDQRVVHFIIYQKELQNVFHFNPNQNGMDFIIKPDRDYSHLSSVTENGQFRILVSWEPENLKSNSNAKIIFDITDIFLKNRPVATSYEFSVTQNDKIIFEQSGISSDSKEQRNVAEFLIPQDITGVVNLNFKNLDNNNLAKTTIPIVIDRISDQKDEFIPDWIRNNALWWSEEQIDDNTFIQGIEYLIKNKIIIIPETQKESSDSHEIPSWIRNNASWWAAGQIDDKTFVQGLEFLIQRGIIHV; this is encoded by the coding sequence TTGAGAAACTCTTTACTGATTTTAACTCTAATACTATCAGTTGTTCTTGTATTGGCATTTGATAATGTGTATGGTCATGGAGTTGGAAGTGAAACTTTTCCTCCTGTAGAATTAGATGGAAGATTAGTTACATTGGAAGTTTCATCTTCAACAAGTGATCCTGGCACTACTGATGACCAACAAATATCAATTTCATTAATTGATTTTGATTCAAAAGTTACTCTACGAGATGTTACTTTTCTGATTAAATCACAACGTGGTGAACAATTTCTATTTGAACAAGAATTCAAAGCTGATAATGGATTCATAGTTTTTAATTTTGTATCTGAACAAACTAATTCTATAATTATTGAAGAAGATCATGGAGGTAATCTATTTGGTTCATTACTTGGACTTGATAGCAGAATGGTTCATGTAAAAGGACCAAAACTTAGTGAAGGCGGACTATACAAATTTGATGTTACTATACTTACCGCAGATGGGTATTCTAAAAAACTAGTAACCCCTCTAGTTTTTAATGCCGGAATCTCTATTGCACAAACTACACAATTTGATTTTATTGATCCAAACTTTGGGGATCAATATATACAAGTAATATCATATTATGATAAAATTTCGAATTTCAAATATCAACCTGATTTAAGAGAAATTAGTTATTCGATGCCTTTTGAATGGAGCCAATCCAACATTAATCAAACATCTGTTGTTCATCAGGAACTTGTAATTCCAAAAAATTTTGGTGATTTGTTAGTGTCGGGATTTTCAATGTATATTAATTTTGTAAAGATCTCAGATGATGTTGTAAACATTGATGATTTTTTTTCAGATCAACGTGTAGTTCATTTTATAATATATCAAAAGGAACTACAAAATGTATTTCATTTTAATCCCAATCAAAACGGAATGGATTTCATAATAAAACCGGACCGTGACTATTCTCATTTAAGCTCAGTCACTGAAAATGGACAATTTAGAATTCTAGTATCTTGGGAACCTGAGAATCTAAAATCTAATTCTAATGCAAAAATAATTTTTGATATTACAGATATTTTCTTAAAGAATAGACCTGTTGCTACAAGTTATGAATTTTCAGTTACACAAAATGACAAAATAATTTTTGAACAAAGTGGAATTAGTAGTGATTCAAAAGAACAACGCAATGTTGCAGAATTTCTGATTCCTCAGGATATAACAGGCGTTGTAAATCTAAATTTTAAAAATTTAGACAATAACAATCTTGCAAAAACAACAATTCCAATTGTTATTGATAGAATTTCAGATCAAAAAGATGAATTCATTCCTGATTGGATTCGAAATAATGCATTATGGTGGTCTGAAGAACAGATTGATGATAATACATTCATTCAAGGAATTGAATATCTAATTAAAAACAAAATCATAATTATTCCAGAAACTCAAAAAGAATCCTCAGATTCCCACGAAATTCCATCATGGATTCGAAATAATGCATCTTGGTGGGCAGCAGGACAAATTGATGATAAAACATTTGTTCAGGGATTGGAATTTTTAATTCAAAGAGGAATTATTCATGTTTGA
- a CDS encoding CFI-box-CTERM domain-containing protein, with the protein MKILFVLLIPLLIIPAFAESQILPTEKGTLDVKLTYDEIVPNIQTKINIDFINPQTQKIQEHIDYTVSVSKDGETVFGPIPLTHTSLGSVKIPIEFNLGEGVYTMNFNIEGILFQPIPAEAVSFDIVVGEAQAQPTTPPENTVNGENGGCLIATATYGSELSLQVQQLRELRDNTILATKSGTAFMTGFNQFYYSFSPAVADFEREQPIFKEIMKISLTPMLTSLSLLNHASINSEEEMLGYGISIVLLNIVMYAGIPVFGILKLYQLRKD; encoded by the coding sequence ATGAAAATTCTATTTGTATTACTAATTCCATTATTAATAATTCCAGCATTTGCAGAATCACAAATACTCCCAACTGAGAAAGGAACACTAGATGTTAAATTAACATATGATGAGATAGTTCCAAATATTCAAACAAAAATAAATATTGATTTTATCAATCCTCAAACACAAAAAATCCAAGAGCATATTGATTATACAGTATCAGTTTCAAAAGATGGTGAGACTGTATTTGGTCCAATTCCATTAACACATACGTCATTAGGTTCTGTAAAGATTCCAATTGAATTCAATCTTGGTGAAGGAGTATACACTATGAATTTTAATATTGAAGGAATTTTATTCCAACCAATTCCAGCAGAAGCTGTCTCTTTTGATATTGTAGTAGGTGAAGCTCAAGCTCAACCTACAACTCCTCCTGAAAACACAGTTAATGGAGAAAATGGTGGTTGTCTAATTGCTACTGCAACATATGGCTCTGAGCTTTCATTACAAGTCCAACAATTAAGAGAACTCAGAGATAATACTATTTTAGCAACTAAATCTGGAACTGCATTTATGACAGGTTTCAATCAATTCTATTACTCATTTTCACCAGCAGTTGCAGACTTTGAGAGAGAACAACCAATTTTTAAAGAAATTATGAAGATATCACTTACTCCAATGTTGACATCATTATCTTTATTGAATCACGCAAGCATTAATTCAGAAGAAGAGATGTTAGGATATGGGATCTCTATAGTTCTACTAAACATTGTAATGTATGCAGGAATTCCAGTATTTGGAATTCTAAAGTTGTACCAGCTTAGAAAAGACTAG